The nucleotide window CGCCTTGGGGACCTGTGTTCTGAGGACTCGGGTTCTGGGGGCCCGTGTTCTGGGGGCCTGGATTCGGCTGTCCAGGATTCGGCTGCCCGTAGGGCTGCTGGCCCGGCTGCGATCCGTTCGGCTGCGAACCGCCCGGGTGCTGGCCGAAGTTCTGTTGGCCGACGTTCTGTTGGCCGGGCTGGCTGCCGACCGGAGGCCCGCCGTAGGGCTGATTGCCTGCGTTCGGGTTCGATCCGGGCTTCGGCGGTTTGAACTGGGAATGCTGACCGGAATCCGGTGGGAGTCCACCCGAGACGGACTCCCCGGTCGTGCGGTTGACCAACGCACCGTCGACCCTCTCGAGGCGACGTTTCGAGGTCCGCCGCGGGGTGCCCAGAATCCGACCCTGCAGCTCGGCCTCGCTCGGCTGCCGGGGCGGAAGGTATCCGGGGGCCTGACGAGAATCGGCCTGCTGCATCGGCTGCACCGGATGCGATCCGGCGGCGACCCGATCCATGTGCTCCGACATCTGCGGAACGGTCACCGGAGCGGCATCGGCAAGGACCGGCAGGACCATGCGCACCGAGGTGCCCACGCCTTCCTGACTGAACAGCTGCACCGAACCGCCATGGCGGGTGACGATCGCGCGGACGAGAGACAGTCCCATTCCGGAGCCGGCGACCGCCCGGACCCGGGAGCCGCGCGAGAGCTCGTCCCAGACGTTCTCCTGTTCGGCCAGCGGAATTCCGCTGCCGGTGTCGGCGACCTCGACGACGACCCAGCGGTGACCGTCGATGATCTGCTCATTGGCGCGCAGTTCGACGACCTCGGCCTGCGAGGAGTATTTGAGTGCGTTGCCGAGCAGGTTGAGGATCGCGGTGAGCAGCAGATCCTCTTCACCGGCGACATCGGGCAGCCGCCAGGGTGCCCGGGCCACGGTGGCCACGATCATCCGGTCCTCGGCGCCGGGAGCGGTGGACGCATCCTCGACGGCCTGGTGGATGAGCGCATCGAGGTCGACCCGAGCGTATTCGATGATGCGCGTTTCGACATCGGCGAGTTTGCGCAGATCAGCGAGCAGCCGGGCGACCCGGCGGGAGGACACGTCGACCTGCTTCGCGGCAGGTTCGACCTCGGTCAGCGTCCCGCCGTCGCGGACGACCTCACGAATGCTCGCCGCCGAGGTGCGCAGCGCCGTGAGCGGATTCTTCAGCTCATGGTCCAGGCGGATGAGCATGCGGTTGCGCTTCGTCATCGAGTCCTCGGCTGTGGCCGCCTCGATGGATTCGCGCAGCTGTGCTTCGCGCTTCTTCAGGTACCGCCATCCGAACCAGGCGCCGACAGCGAGCCCGCCGAGCACGAGGACGAGCAGGAGCAGGAACAGCCAGACCTGGATCTCGATGACGAGGAAGTTCGTCATAGGGACCTCTGCCCGTCCTCACCGCGAACCTCGCCGACGAAGCGGTAGCCGCGCCCCTGCACGGTGGCGATCCATCGCGGTTCGGCGGCGTCCTCGCCGAGCACCCGCCTGAGCTCGGCGACTCGCGAGTCGACGGCGCGGGTGCCCACGGCCTCTTCGAATCCCCAGAGCACCTCGAGCAGTCGGGAGCGTTCGATGAGCTCCTCCTTATGCACCATGAGGTACTCGAGCAGGGTGAAGCCCTTCGGGGTGATGACGAGTTCCCGCTGGCCCAGCCAGGCTCGCCTGCCCACCCGGTCGACGCGCAGACCGAAGCTCGAGACGAGCACGGGCGCGGTGGCCAGGGGCGGACCGTCGTTGCGGGTCCGGCGCAGAACCGCGCGGATGCGGGCGACGAGTTCGTGCGGGTCGAAGGGTTTGTTGAGGTAATCGTCGGCGCCCTCTTCCAGAGCCATCGCGCGCTCGACGCCCTCACCGACCTGGGTCAGCAGCAGCACCGGCACCCAGTTCTCCTCCTGCCGCAGGCGGCGGAGCACCTGGCGGCCGTCGGCGCCGGGCATGAGCACGTCGAGGACGCACACATCGGGTTTGTGGCGGTGGATCTCGTCGAGGGCCAACAGGCCGTCGCTGGCGGGGAGCACCCGAAATCCGGAACGCTCCAAGAAGGGGACGACGGCGCCGAGCACATCCGGCTCGTCATCGGCGACCAGGACGAGGGGCTGGGGTTCGGTGTGGTTATCAGCCGTCATGGTGCTCAGTTCCGGTTCCTCTCTGGCGTTCCCAGGCGACCTCCCGGGCCTCGGCACGGTCGACCGCCTCGGCGAGTTCGTCTCGGTACAGCATAGAACGACGCAGGTGTTTGGTGCGATAACCGGCACGTCCGACCATGTGGGTGGCGACGGGGATCGTCACGAGCTGGAAGGAGATGATGATCGCCAGCGTCGTCACCGTCGCCCACGTCGGGAACTGGATGGCGACCGCCACAGCCACGAGCATCAGCCCCAGCACCTGGGGTTTCGCACTCGCGTGCATGCGTGAGAGCAGATCCCCGAACCGCACGAGGCCCAGTGCCGCGGCCAGTGACAGCACGGCGCCGAGGAGGATGAGCACGGCAGAGATGAGATCAAGAACCACGGTTGTTCCCCTCTCCTTCGCCGGAGGACATGTGCTCGGCATCATCGGGTCCGGCGTCAGGGCCGGTGCCCTCGCCCTCTCCGCCGGCATCGGCATGGGAATCGTAGGACGAATCCGCGATCTCGGTGACCTCATCGACCTCGCCGCTGGGACGAACCGTCTGTGCCGGTTCCGCTCCGGACTCAGCACGCGGCTGGGTGCGGCCGGCCGCCTCGGTGGAATCGTCGGCCGCCTCAGCCGAATCACTAGTGGCCGTCTCGGCGGGATCACTCGTGGCCCTCTCGGCGGAATCGGCCGCCGTTTCACGGGGCATATGCCAGTCCGAGCTCGAGAAGTCCGACAGCGCCCCCGCCTCGGCGCCGGGTGTCATCGAATCGGATTTCGACACGTACCGGGACACGCTCACGGACCCGACGAAGCCGAGCATCGCGAGCACGATGAGCACGGGCAGCAGATCCGTGCGGTCGGACAGGGCCATGTACCCGCCCAGGCCGCACATGATCGCTGCGAGCACGACATCGGTGCCGATCATGCGGTCGAGGATCGAGGGTCCGCGGACGATGCGGTAGAGCGCGAGGATCACCGAGGCGGCCAGCAGCACCGCACCGCTGATGACGATGACGTCGAGGACGATCTGACTCATGCGCCTCCTCCCTCGGCCTCACCGAGCGGATCGGGACGGGCGCGCAGAGCGGCCAGGTCACGGGCCGAACCGAGCGTGCGGATGAGCAGCTCCTCGATGTGATAGACCTGCGCCTTGGCCTTGTGCAGCTTCTCCTCCGAATCGCAGTCGAGGAAATGGAGGTAGAGGATGCCCATCGCCCGGTCGCTGTCGATGATGATCGACCCGGGGATGAGGCTGGCGGTGTCGGCGATGAGGGTGAGCACGAGGTCCGAGCTCGTGCGCAGATCGCAGGCGATGACCGAACCGGCGCCGACGGCGCGGCGGCGGAAGGCGTACCAGGCGACCTCGATCGAGGCGTAGAGGACCGAGTAGAGGAACCACAGCCCGAAGACGGTGGCGTGCCAGATGTTGAATCGGCCCGAGAGCACGACGGGAGGGAGGTAGAACACGCGGGTCACGACGAAGGCGAGGATGATTCCCGTGACCACTGTGACCACGGTGATCGAGTCCCACAGCATCAGCCACAGCAGCACCAGCGAGATGACCAACACGAACTGCTGGATGATTCCGCGGCCCCGACTCATCCGCGGCCGGCTCGTCCCCGGCCCCCGGTTGACGCCCTGTGCCCGGTTCGGGTTCTGCGCTCGGTTCGGGTTCTGTGCACGGTCGGCACCCTGCGCTCGGTTCGGGCTCATCCGTGGTCACCTCCGAGCACATTCGAGACGTAGTCGATCGGGGTCTGCAGATTCTCGGCGGCCCGGTTCGACATGTCCCACAGGGGTTCGGCCGCGACCGTGAGGACGATGGAGGCGATGACGACCACCGAGGTGGCCACCACCATAGCAGGGGGCACTCCGATCTGGGACTTCCACTTCTTCCCCGCCAGAATCGTCTTCTTCCGGTCCGAGAACTCCTCGACGAGGTCCTCATTGGGCTCTTCGACATCGGCCGGGTCGCGCCAGAAGGCGAGGTTGAAGGTACGGCCGATGACGTAGAGCGTGAGCAGACTCGTCACGGTGCCGGCGACGATGAGCACTGTCGGCAGCCACGCATGATCGTCGAAGCCGGCGAGGAACAGCGCGACCTTGCCGATGAACCCGGAGAACGGCGGAATGCCTGAGAGGTTGAGTGCCGGGATGAAGAAGAAGATCGTGAGCACCGGCGAGAGCACCATGAGACCGCCCAGCGAGCGCGTCGAGGTGGACCCGCCCCGCATTTCCACCAGACCGATCGCCAGGAACAGCGCGGTCTGGACGATGATGTGGTGCACCGTGTAGTAGATCGCCGCGGACAAGCCGACACTCGTGCCCAAGGCGACGCCGAAGAGCATATAGCCGATATGGGAGACGAGGGTGAAGGACACGATCCTTTTGATCTCCGACTGCGCGATGGCACCGAGGATGCCCACCAACATCGTCAGACCCGCCGCGATGAGCAGCGGCACCCGCAGCGAGGACTCGGCGAACAGCAGCGTCTCCGTGCGGATGATCGCGTAGATGCCGACCTTTGTGAGCAGTCCCGCGAAGACCGCCGTGACCGGGGCCGGCGCGGTCGGGTACGAGTCGGGCAGCCAGAACGAGAGTGGGAAGATCGCGGCCTTGATGCCGAAGCCGAGCAGCAGCATGACGTGGAGGATCATCTGCACGTCGGACGGCAGGGCGGAGATCCGGTCCGAGAGCTGCGCCATGTTCACGGTTCCGCAGGCCGCGTAGATGATGCCGATGGCGGCGAGGAAGATCACCGAGGAGACGAGCGAGATGATCACATAGGTGACTCCGGCCCGGATGCGTTCGGCGGTGGCGCCGAGGGTGAGCAGCACATACGAGGCGACGAGGAACATCTCGAAGCCGACGTAGAGGTTGAACAGGTCCCCGGCGAGGAACGAGTTCGCGATGCCTGCGCACAGCACCAGGTAGCTGGGGTTGAACACGGAGATCGGAGTCTCGTTCGAATCGTCGTTGGCGTCCTGGCTCAGGGCGTAGACGAGCACGCACAGGGTCACCAGCGAGGACACGATGAGCATGATCGCCGAGAGCCTGTCCGCCACGAGCACGATGCCCGCCGGCGGCTGCCAGCCTCCGATCGCCACGACCTGCGGGCCGTGGCTGTCGACTCCGAAGAGGATGATCGTGGCGATGACCATGACGGCGAGCAGGATCGCGATCGACACGGCGTTCTGCGCACGCGTGTGCTTCGAGAGGATGAGGGTGATTCCGGCGCCGAGGAGCGGCAGCAGCACCGGGAGCGGGATGAGGACGGGGAGGAGATCGATCATGAACGGTCCTCCTTCCCGGGTTCGTCACCCTGTTTGTCGTCTTGGGCCGCTTCTGCTGCCTCGGACTCAGAGGCACTGTGCGCTTCCGTATGGGACTCCACCGCCGCCTCGGCGATGGCATCGGCCTCTGCCGAGGAGGACGCGTCGTCGATGTCGTCGGCGATGTCCTCCCGCTGGGCGGGCGTGCCGTCGTCGTCGAGGTCGACGGCCCCGATGATCGGGGACTCGGCCTCATCACCGAACTCGGTGTCGTCGTAATCCGTGCTCGCCTCGGCCTCGGAGTCGATGACCCGCGTGATCGCGACCTGAAGGTCGGTGTCGTCGTCCTGCAGAGAATCGGCGCGCATAAGCCTCCACGACCGGTAGATCATCGCCAGCAGAAAGGCCGTCACGGCGAAGGTGATGACGATGGCCGTGAGGATGAGCGCCTGCGGCAGCGGATCCGACATCCCTGCAGTCGACAGGTTCTTCCCGTCAGTGAGCGGCGGCGATCCGCGGCCTGCGGTGAGGATGATGAGCAGGTTCGCGCCGTTGCCCAACAGGATGAAGCCGAGCAGGACGCGCGTGAGCGACCTCTCGAGCATGAGGTAGATGCCGGCGGCGAAGAGGACTCCCATGGCCAGGACCATGACGAAGGGCAAGCTCACAGGCGGCCCCCTTCCGCACCGTTGTCGACGTCGAGTTCGTTGACGCGGTCCATGATCTCCGAGACCGCGCGGTGTTCGGCCGTCGCACCCATGCTGTCGGAGAAGTGGACGTTGTCGTGGATGCGGTTCGTGAGCATCGCTTCGTCGCGCTCCTGATGCAGGTCGACCTCGGCGCCGAGGGAGCGGAGGATGTCGAGCATGAGGCCGATGACGATGAGGTAGACGCCGATGTCGAAGAGCGTCGAGGTGCCGAAGGACAGATGACCCAGCAGCGGCAGGTCGCCTTCGAGGTAGACGGAGTCGAAGACCGTGTCGCCCCACACCCAGCCGCCGACGACGGTGAGAATGGCGGTGACCAGACCCGTGCCGAGCATTCCCGAAGGGGTGAAGGGGGCCGCCTCAGCGAGTTCGTACTTGCCGCCGGCGAGGTAGCGCACGACGAGAGCGAGTCCGGCGACGAGGCCGCCGGCGAAACCGCCGCCGGGCTCGTTGTGGCCGGCGAAGAGCAGGTAGACGGAGAAGACGATGACTGCATGGAAGATCAGGCGCGCGGTGACCTCGAGGATGATGGAGCGGTTGCGCGGGGCCAGGGTGCGACCGGCGATGAGCCAGGACACGCGCTTCTGGGACAGGTCCTCCCGCTCCGGGTTGTGGAGGTCGACGACGTCCTCGGACACTGGATGGAAGCGGACCCGGCCGGCCGCCTCGGTGCCGTCCTTCTTCCGTTCGAAGCGGTGCAGGTGGCCTTCGCGTCCGCGGACGAAGATGAGTCCGGCGACGCCGGTTCCTGCGGCCACGAGCACGGAGATCTCACCCATGGTGTCCCAGGCGCGGATGTCGACGAGCGTGACGTTGACGATGTTCTGGCCGTACCCGAGTTCGTAGGCCAGCTGCCCGAAGTCCGTCGAGACCGGATCGGCAACGCGCACTCCGGCGGCGATGAGGACGACGAGCATCACGGTCAACCCCACGGCGCCGCCGATGATCGCCCGCCAGGCTGGGGTGAGACGGCCGGTGGATTCGCCTATGCGGGCCGGCAGGCGGCGGAGGACGAGGACGAAGACGACGATCGTGATGGTTTCGACGAGCACCTGGGTCAGCGCCAGGTCGGGGGCGCCGACGAAGGCGAAGTAAGCGACCATCGCGTAACCGGAGATGCCGGTGACGACGACTGCGGTGAAGCGCTTCTTCGCTCGTGTGGCACTGATCGCGACGACGATGAGGACGGTCGCGACGATGAAGTCCAGCGGAGTGTCGGAAAGCCGGAATTCGATGTTCCAGGTGTCGTTGACGATCACGGCGAGGCCGATTCCGGCAACCAAGACGAAGTAGACCACACCCTGGTAGAACGGCAGCGAACCGCGCTGAGTACGGGCGGTGACCCACAGTGCCAGGGCCTCCATCCAGCCGATGAGCCTGCGGTAGAGCTCGTGGAAGTCGATGCCCGACGGCAGCGTCGACTGCACGCTTGCGAAGGGACGGCGGAGGAAGAAGATGGCCAGTCCGGCGGCGAGCGTCACTGCGGTGAAGGCGAGTGCCGGCCCGAAACCGTGCCACAGCGCCAAGTGGTAGTGCCCGTCTCCGGCGGCCACGGCCGGCAGGTCTGCCGTCCAAGCGGAGAAATAGCCGTCGAGGAGCCCGGCGCCGGGGCCGAGAGCCAGGGTGAGCGCGGTGAGGATGAGCGGGGAGACGACGAGGCCGAGCTTCTCGTCGCGGCGGGCGATGTCGTCGACGCCGGGCTTCGATGAGAACGCTCCCCAAACGAACCGGGCCGAGTAGGCGACGGTGAGAATCGATCCGATCATGATGCCGATGAAGCCGATGATCGAGGCCTTGTCCGGGGAGGACAGGAGGGTCGAGTAGGCGGCTTCCTTCGCGGCGAAGCCGAGCATCGGAGGCAGTCCCGCCATCGAGGCGGCCGCGATCGTCGCGCACACGGCGACGACGGGGAATGCCTTCCAGCCGCCGGAGAGCTTCGTCAGATCACGAGTGCCGGCACGGTGGTCGATGATGCCAACGCACAGGAACAGGCAGGACTTAAAGAGGGCATGGGCGATGAGCAGCCCGAGTGCCGCCTTCGTGATGTCCGGGGTGCCGAAGGAGGCCATGGTGGTGAGGAATCCAAGCTGGGAGACCGTGCCGAAGGCCAGCAGCAGTTTGAGGTCGGTCTGCTTCAGCGCCTGCCAGCCGCCGATGAACATCGTCAGCAGGCCCAGAGTGAGCAGCACCTCGGTCCAGCCGGGGATGTTGTTGTAGCCGGGAGCCAGGCGCAGGACGAGGTAGATGCCGGCCTTGACCATGGCTGCGGCGTGCAGGTACGCGCTGACCGGGGTGGGTGCGGCCATGGCGCCGGGCAGCCAGAAGTGGAAGGGCAGGAGCGCGGATTTCGAGATCGCACCGATGAGGATGAGGATGATCGCGGAGACGATGACCGGCCCGGTGTCCATACCCTGCTGTGCCCGGTCGATGAGCGTCGAGATCTGCCCTGTGCCGGTGGCGGTGATGAGCAGGATCATGCCCACGAGCATGGCGAGTCCGCCGGCGGTGGTGACGATGAGTGCCTGCAGGGCCGCCTGTCGGGAGCGGCGCCTGGACTGGCTGTGTCCGATGAGCAGGTAGGAGAAGACGGTGGTGCCTTCCCAGAACAGGTAGAGCATGAGCAGCTCGTCGGCGACGACGAGTCCGTACATCATTCCGGCGAAGGCCATGAAGATGCCGGCGAACCGGGCCAGGCCGGGCTCGTCGGGCGGGAAGTAGCGGGCGCAGTAGATGAAGACGAGGGCGCCGACTCCGGTGACGAGCAGAGTCATGATCCATGAGAGCACGTCGAGGCGGAAGACGCCTTCGAGTCCGAGCTCGGGAATCCAGTCCAGGTTCTCGACGATCGGTCGGCCCGCCGGGCCGAAGATCTTCTGCAGCTTCGACAGGCTCAGCAGCAGTCCGGCGAAGGGAACGAGGGCGAGGAAGAAGAAGGCGTTGCGGCCGAAGAGGCGAACCAAGGGGTAGGCGATGACAGACGCGCCGAAGAAGGCACCTGTCATGGCTATCACCGGGCGCCACCTCCGTCATATGCCTGTTTGCGGGAATTCCTCTAGGAGACATTTTTGCACGGGCAACGTCGGTTTCCACAATCACGGCACGTGCGCTGGAAGACGTCTTCGGCCGTCATCGCGGCGATCAGAGCGGTGGTCGGTAGGTGCTCGGTGAGCTCAGCCGCGCAGCTGTCGACTGGTCACGAGGAAGCCGTTCTCATCGACTCCCACACCATCGCTGCCGACGAGGATCTCCGCACCGATCGCATCGGTCAGCCGAGCCACCTCGGCGCGCATCCTCCGGAACCTGCGCCGCGGATTCGG belongs to Brevibacterium spongiae and includes:
- a CDS encoding response regulator transcription factor — its product is MTADNHTEPQPLVLVADDEPDVLGAVVPFLERSGFRVLPASDGLLALDEIHRHKPDVCVLDVLMPGADGRQVLRRLRQEENWVPVLLLTQVGEGVERAMALEEGADDYLNKPFDPHELVARIRAVLRRTRNDGPPLATAPVLVSSFGLRVDRVGRRAWLGQRELVITPKGFTLLEYLMVHKEELIERSRLLEVLWGFEEAVGTRAVDSRVAELRRVLGEDAAEPRWIATVQGRGYRFVGEVRGEDGQRSL
- the mnhG gene encoding monovalent cation/H(+) antiporter subunit G — protein: MVLDLISAVLILLGAVLSLAAALGLVRFGDLLSRMHASAKPQVLGLMLVAVAVAIQFPTWATVTTLAIIISFQLVTIPVATHMVGRAGYRTKHLRRSMLYRDELAEAVDRAEAREVAWERQRGTGTEHHDG
- a CDS encoding Na+/H+ antiporter subunit A; translation: MTGAFFGASVIAYPLVRLFGRNAFFFLALVPFAGLLLSLSKLQKIFGPAGRPIVENLDWIPELGLEGVFRLDVLSWIMTLLVTGVGALVFIYCARYFPPDEPGLARFAGIFMAFAGMMYGLVVADELLMLYLFWEGTTVFSYLLIGHSQSRRRSRQAALQALIVTTAGGLAMLVGMILLITATGTGQISTLIDRAQQGMDTGPVIVSAIILILIGAISKSALLPFHFWLPGAMAAPTPVSAYLHAAAMVKAGIYLVLRLAPGYNNIPGWTEVLLTLGLLTMFIGGWQALKQTDLKLLLAFGTVSQLGFLTTMASFGTPDITKAALGLLIAHALFKSCLFLCVGIIDHRAGTRDLTKLSGGWKAFPVVAVCATIAAASMAGLPPMLGFAAKEAAYSTLLSSPDKASIIGFIGIMIGSILTVAYSARFVWGAFSSKPGVDDIARRDEKLGLVVSPLILTALTLALGPGAGLLDGYFSAWTADLPAVAAGDGHYHLALWHGFGPALAFTAVTLAAGLAIFFLRRPFASVQSTLPSGIDFHELYRRLIGWMEALALWVTARTQRGSLPFYQGVVYFVLVAGIGLAVIVNDTWNIEFRLSDTPLDFIVATVLIVVAISATRAKKRFTAVVVTGISGYAMVAYFAFVGAPDLALTQVLVETITIVVFVLVLRRLPARIGESTGRLTPAWRAIIGGAVGLTVMLVVLIAAGVRVADPVSTDFGQLAYELGYGQNIVNVTLVDIRAWDTMGEISVLVAAGTGVAGLIFVRGREGHLHRFERKKDGTEAAGRVRFHPVSEDVVDLHNPEREDLSQKRVSWLIAGRTLAPRNRSIILEVTARLIFHAVIVFSVYLLFAGHNEPGGGFAGGLVAGLALVVRYLAGGKYELAEAAPFTPSGMLGTGLVTAILTVVGGWVWGDTVFDSVYLEGDLPLLGHLSFGTSTLFDIGVYLIVIGLMLDILRSLGAEVDLHQERDEAMLTNRIHDNVHFSDSMGATAEHRAVSEIMDRVNELDVDNGAEGGRL
- a CDS encoding Na(+)/H(+) antiporter subunit C, which translates into the protein MSLPFVMVLAMGVLFAAGIYLMLERSLTRVLLGFILLGNGANLLIILTAGRGSPPLTDGKNLSTAGMSDPLPQALILTAIVITFAVTAFLLAMIYRSWRLMRADSLQDDDTDLQVAITRVIDSEAEASTDYDDTEFGDEAESPIIGAVDLDDDGTPAQREDIADDIDDASSSAEADAIAEAAVESHTEAHSASESEAAEAAQDDKQGDEPGKEDRS
- a CDS encoding ATP-binding protein; amino-acid sequence: MTNFLVIEIQVWLFLLLLVLVLGGLAVGAWFGWRYLKKREAQLRESIEAATAEDSMTKRNRMLIRLDHELKNPLTALRTSAASIREVVRDGGTLTEVEPAAKQVDVSSRRVARLLADLRKLADVETRIIEYARVDLDALIHQAVEDASTAPGAEDRMIVATVARAPWRLPDVAGEEDLLLTAILNLLGNALKYSSQAEVVELRANEQIIDGHRWVVVEVADTGSGIPLAEQENVWDELSRGSRVRAVAGSGMGLSLVRAIVTRHGGSVQLFSQEGVGTSVRMVLPVLADAAPVTVPQMSEHMDRVAAGSHPVQPMQQADSRQAPGYLPPRQPSEAELQGRILGTPRRTSKRRLERVDGALVNRTTGESVSGGLPPDSGQHSQFKPPKPGSNPNAGNQPYGGPPVGSQPGQQNVGQQNFGQHPGGSQPNGSQPGQQPYGQPNPGQPNPGPQNTGPQNPSPQNTGPQGGPQNTGPQRGGQPNSGPQNSGLPNHGPQQSGGQPNSGSQQPYRDDHGGRQ
- a CDS encoding Na+/H+ antiporter subunit E, encoding MSPNRAQGADRAQNPNRAQNPNRAQGVNRGPGTSRPRMSRGRGIIQQFVLVISLVLLWLMLWDSITVVTVVTGIILAFVVTRVFYLPPVVLSGRFNIWHATVFGLWFLYSVLYASIEVAWYAFRRRAVGAGSVIACDLRTSSDLVLTLIADTASLIPGSIIIDSDRAMGILYLHFLDCDSEEKLHKAKAQVYHIEELLIRTLGSARDLAALRARPDPLGEAEGGGA
- a CDS encoding Na+/H+ antiporter subunit D encodes the protein MIDLLPVLIPLPVLLPLLGAGITLILSKHTRAQNAVSIAILLAVMVIATIILFGVDSHGPQVVAIGGWQPPAGIVLVADRLSAIMLIVSSLVTLCVLVYALSQDANDDSNETPISVFNPSYLVLCAGIANSFLAGDLFNLYVGFEMFLVASYVLLTLGATAERIRAGVTYVIISLVSSVIFLAAIGIIYAACGTVNMAQLSDRISALPSDVQMILHVMLLLGFGIKAAIFPLSFWLPDSYPTAPAPVTAVFAGLLTKVGIYAIIRTETLLFAESSLRVPLLIAAGLTMLVGILGAIAQSEIKRIVSFTLVSHIGYMLFGVALGTSVGLSAAIYYTVHHIIVQTALFLAIGLVEMRGGSTSTRSLGGLMVLSPVLTIFFFIPALNLSGIPPFSGFIGKVALFLAGFDDHAWLPTVLIVAGTVTSLLTLYVIGRTFNLAFWRDPADVEEPNEDLVEEFSDRKKTILAGKKWKSQIGVPPAMVVATSVVVIASIVLTVAAEPLWDMSNRAAENLQTPIDYVSNVLGGDHG
- a CDS encoding monovalent cation/H+ antiporter complex subunit F, with the protein product MSQIVLDVIVISGAVLLAASVILALYRIVRGPSILDRMIGTDVVLAAIMCGLGGYMALSDRTDLLPVLIVLAMLGFVGSVSVSRYVSKSDSMTPGAEAGALSDFSSSDWHMPRETAADSAERATSDPAETATSDSAEAADDSTEAAGRTQPRAESGAEPAQTVRPSGEVDEVTEIADSSYDSHADAGGEGEGTGPDAGPDDAEHMSSGEGEGNNRGS